In the genome of Tissierella sp., the window TTTGATCTAGATAAAATCTCTACTGAAATACCTATAGTTTTTTCTAGGGTATGTGGACATATGGCAACTGGTAACACAAAGGCTTTAGAGTTGTTGAAAATAGATGAGAATACCACTATTGATGGTGGAGAAATTGAGCTAGATACCAATGGCAAACCCACTGGCTTAGTCAATGAAAATGCAGTTGGATTTTTAAAGTCTGTTATTCCAAATAAAACTAAAAAAGACATAGAAGATGAATTTCTTAAAGCAGCTGACTATGCAATTAGCTTAGGTATAACATCTGTACAGTCATGTGATATAAGGAGTAAAGATCCTAGCTTAATGTTTGATTTAATCCGAGATATTTACAAAAATGAAAAAACCAAATTAAGATTTGGTCATCAGTTTAACTTCCAAGATATAAGTGGTTTAAGAGATTATCTTAATACTGAGTTTGTAACTGGTCAATATGATGAAAAATTCTTGTCCAAAGGAGCCCTAAAACTATTTATAGATGGTTCCCTTGGGGCAAGAACAGCATTAATGCTTAATGACTACAAAGATGCTCCCGGTACTAAAGGTGTTGAAGTCTTGACTCTTGAGCAATTAGATAATATCTGTAGCCTAGCCGCAGAAAATGGAATAAAGATTGTCACCCATGCAATTGGAGATGGGGCTATTGAAATGATAATAAATGCTTATGAGAAGCTTATGGTTAATGGTGAAAACCCTTTAAGACATGGAATAGTTCACTGCCAAATAACAAGCATGGAGCTACTGGAAAGAATAGCAAGATTAAATATCCCAGTAATGTATCAACCTATATTCCTAGACTATGATTTAAATATAGTAGAAGATAGAGTTGGAAAAGAACTAGCTTCGACCTCTTATGCTTTCAATACCCTATATAAATTAGGAACAGCAATAAGCTTGAGTACTGATGCACCTGTTGAGGACTGTAACCCATGGCATAATTTATACTGTGCTGTAACTAGAATGGGATTAGATGGTAAACCTGAAGGTGGATTCTATCCAAATGAAAAAATGGATTTACAAGATGCTATTGATTGCTACACCTATGGAAGTGCATATAATGAGTTTAAAGAAGATTTTAAAGGAAGATTAAAACCTGGCTTCGTTGCAGATTTAATAGTACTTGATAGGGATATATTTACTATAAACCCTGAAGAGATAAAAGATATAGTCGTAGAAAGAACTATGATTGATGGTGTTTTTATAGAGAGATAATATGAATGAAGAAATGCGACAGCGAGAACCGTCTCCGCTGTCGCATTTCAATCTATTTCTTAACTTATATATTGTTTTGCTTGTATATTGTACATATTGGCATATAGTCCATCTCGCTCAATTAATTCCTTGTGATTACCTTCCTCTAGAATCTCCCCTTTATCCAATACAATAATTCGATCAGCAATTCTCGTACTGGAAAGTCTATGGGATATAAAAATGGATGTCTTTCCATCTGTAAGTTTGATCAAATTCTCAAATACTTCTTCTTCACTTTTGGGGTCTAGGGCAGCAGTAGGCTCATCTAAAATAACAATACCTCCATCTCTAGCAAGGGCTCTCGAAATAGCAATTTTTTGTTCTTGTCCACCAGATAGAACTAATCCCTTATTATCAAAAGTCTTTGTCAAATAACTTTTAAGTCCTTTTGACTGATTATCTATCCATGATTTTATCCCTGTTTCCTCTAATTTCTCCCAAACCGTTTCAGTTTCTTTTACAGTGATTAATCTTTCTTCTTTTCCTAAAATGTTTTCATCAAGCTTAATTGGTAATAGTTTGAAATCTTGAAATACAATTGATAACTGTTTTTTATATTCTTCAATTGGCAAGTCATGAATATCTATTCCATTAATAAGTATTCTTCCTTTTTGTGGTTTGTATAATCTACATAGTAGCTTTATTATTGTAGTCTTACCAGCACCATTTTTACCAACAATGGCTAGGGTCTCTCCGGGATATATCTGAAAGTTTACATTCTTTAATATATCTTCCTCAGCAGTCGGATATTTAAAGGTAATATCTTCAAATGTTAGAGATACTGGCCTATCTATGGCGTTATTAAACTTTTCTCCTTCTTTACCTGTTTCTTCAATATTTAAAAATTCATAATATGGATCTAAATTAAAGCTTAGAGTAACTAAATTAGTATACGCCTGAATCAAGCTATTGAATGACCTACTTAATTGATTGCTGGCACTATAGAGCATAGTAAATGTACCTACCGTGATTCTAGCAGCAAATAAACTAAGTCCTAATATAATAAATGTAAGAGTTAATTGAATTTGTACAATAGATTGGGCTAATCCATTCCAAAGCCCGTGCTTTGTAAAGTATTCGTGATTAATACTGAGAATCTTATCCATTGTATCTTCTGCTTTTTTAATAAAAAATTTGTCACCTTTATATATCCTTAGATCCTTTGCAAAACGGAAATCGGTTGCTACTGAACAAAGATATCGAAAGGCTCGGTTTTCAGGAATCCCCCTCTTCGCATTATCTATATCTAGTTCTTTAATCTTACTAAAACAAGGAATTGTAATTATATTGCATAATAAAATAAGCAGTATCAGTCTCCAATCATTTTTTATCAATATACCTAATACAGTTATGATTGTAATTAATGATGCACCTAAGATGGAAATATTATCTGTAAAACCAATTATATTATAGGTTCCTTGCTTACCTCTTTCTAATAAATCTAAGTTGGATTTTTTCTCACTATCCTGCAAGTCTATATTTGTTGCTTTCATCCCTAATTTCTTAACTGAATCCAATGCTAAAGTATTATTATAAATATTTAAATGGTTTCTGCAAATAGAAATAACCAATTGAAACAGGAAGTTTCCTATAGCTAATCCTCCTATATATAATAACAAGATATTAATTCGTTTTGACTCCAACAGTTCATCTAAAATATATTTAGGCAATATAATGTTAATTAAAGGAGATAATCCCTGGAAAATTGCAAGTGTAAATATCAATGGTAACATGTATTTATAATCTCTAGACATTTCCTTGAGAAACTGTGGTAAAGATTTCAATTTAGTTTTCATATAGAACCTCCTTACCTTGTTCAGATTCTTTATAGTACTTTGCTTGAATATCAAATAAAGCTTTATACTCCCCTTCTAATTCCAGTAATTCATCATGAGTCCCTAATTCTATGATTTTACCATCCTTTAAGTAAGCTACCCTATCACAGAATTTTGTACTGGCTAATCTATGAGAGATATACAGACTAGTTTTCCCTTTGCTAAGTGAGTCATATTGTTGATACAATGCTGCTTCTGCCAAGGGATCCAATGCTGCAGTCGGCTCATCTAACATTAAAAATCTGCTGTTCTTATAAAGTGCTCTAGCCAAGTATAGCTTTTGCCTTTGACCTCCTGATATATCTAACCCCTCATCATCAAGGATTCTTAATAGAACTGTATCTATTCCCCTAGATAAACTAGCCATTGTTTGTTCAATTTCAGAATCATTGATTGCCTTATTAAGCCTGTCTTCATCAACTATTTCTTCCAAAGCAATATTGTCCTTAATAGAAAATGGAAACACCATAGCATCTTGGAAAACTACTCCAAGCATATCTCTGTAAATATCTTCTGGTATTTGGTTTATATCTATGCCATTTAGATAAATAGTTCCTGAAGTTGGTTTATAGAATTTACATAGTAGTTTGATTAATGTGCTCTTACCTGATCCATTTTCTCCAACAAGAGCCATCTTTTCCCCAGATTTTATCCTTAAACTTAAATTATCCAAGACATTTTTCTCTGCCTTTGGATATCTAAAACTAACATCAACAATATCTATTGTAACTGAATCACTACTTATTGCATTATCTATGTAGTTTATATCTACATTATCTTTTAATACTGATTTTTCTTCTTCCATTAGATTGATAAAATGAGAAAATCTATTGCTCTCTTTACGAATATCTGATACTTGCTTCATGGATTCTTGTAATATTACCACTAGAGAGATGGTTCCTGTGGTATAAAGAAAGAACTGTGAAGTATCAATTTGATTATTTAATAATAATCTAGAAATATAACTAAATAACACTACATCTCTTAAGATATTTAAAATAGCAACAGCTATATCCATTTGAATGTATTTCTTGCTTACTGATTGTGAAATAGTCATAAATTGGTTTATAAGTCTATTACAATAACTCTCAAGTACATCTATTAGGGAATAAATCCTAATATCCTTTCCATAGCTTGGATCAGTCATGATATTTGTAGTCTGATAGTATTGTCTTTGATAATCTCCCATTTGATCCCAAGTTGATTCCTCCAATGAAGCTGCCTTTGAATTGAAATAAAAGGAACCTAATACTAGTAAAAATAGTAATATCATAATCCATAAGGACAATCTAGACATTAATCCTAGGAAACCAATAGAAGCAAATATATTCCCAAATAGACTTAACATAATAAGGATTATTCCACCAGCTCCTTGCATAGGGCTTCTTACCGATATATCTCCTAGTTCAATCTTTGTCAATTGATCAGGATTAAGGGTATTTTCATAGGGCATAGTCAAAGAATATTTCATTAAATCACGAATCAAATTGTAGCGAACATTATTCATCCTCATTCTATAATTGCCCCTTAGATATGAAGTTCCCATAGAACATATAACTGCTAGTATCCCACCTACTATAACCCATCCTATCATCCTAGATGAATCTCCCATAG includes:
- a CDS encoding ABC transporter ATP-binding protein, whose translation is MFKTISFLFKKIREYDFFMIPIMIIYTFLSSIYPFIWVVVPAKVISLISMGDSSRMIGWVIVGGILAVICSMGTSYLRGNYRMRMNNVRYNLIRDLMKYSLTMPYENTLNPDQLTKIELGDISVRSPMQGAGGIILIMLSLFGNIFASIGFLGLMSRLSLWIMILLFLLVLGSFYFNSKAASLEESTWDQMGDYQRQYYQTTNIMTDPSYGKDIRIYSLIDVLESYCNRLINQFMTISQSVSKKYIQMDIAVAILNILRDVVLFSYISRLLLNNQIDTSQFFLYTTGTISLVVILQESMKQVSDIRKESNRFSHFINLMEEEKSVLKDNVDINYIDNAISSDSVTIDIVDVSFRYPKAEKNVLDNLSLRIKSGEKMALVGENGSGKSTLIKLLCKFYKPTSGTIYLNGIDINQIPEDIYRDMLGVVFQDAMVFPFSIKDNIALEEIVDEDRLNKAINDSEIEQTMASLSRGIDTVLLRILDDEGLDISGGQRQKLYLARALYKNSRFLMLDEPTAALDPLAEAALYQQYDSLSKGKTSLYISHRLASTKFCDRVAYLKDGKIIELGTHDELLELEGEYKALFDIQAKYYKESEQGKEVLYEN
- a CDS encoding amidohydrolase codes for the protein MRTLLKNGKIYIEKNTFVEALLIEDGIIKKYGTNEELSLLDADEIVDLEGKTVLPGLNDSHLHLAGIGSAMSSCNLTPARSIDDLIRIGREFIEDNPGLTAMFGGGWNQDYFTSGEKRMPTRFDLDKISTEIPIVFSRVCGHMATGNTKALELLKIDENTTIDGGEIELDTNGKPTGLVNENAVGFLKSVIPNKTKKDIEDEFLKAADYAISLGITSVQSCDIRSKDPSLMFDLIRDIYKNEKTKLRFGHQFNFQDISGLRDYLNTEFVTGQYDEKFLSKGALKLFIDGSLGARTALMLNDYKDAPGTKGVEVLTLEQLDNICSLAAENGIKIVTHAIGDGAIEMIINAYEKLMVNGENPLRHGIVHCQITSMELLERIARLNIPVMYQPIFLDYDLNIVEDRVGKELASTSYAFNTLYKLGTAISLSTDAPVEDCNPWHNLYCAVTRMGLDGKPEGGFYPNEKMDLQDAIDCYTYGSAYNEFKEDFKGRLKPGFVADLIVLDRDIFTINPEEIKDIVVERTMIDGVFIER
- a CDS encoding ABC transporter ATP-binding protein, giving the protein MKTKLKSLPQFLKEMSRDYKYMLPLIFTLAIFQGLSPLINIILPKYILDELLESKRINILLLYIGGLAIGNFLFQLVISICRNHLNIYNNTLALDSVKKLGMKATNIDLQDSEKKSNLDLLERGKQGTYNIIGFTDNISILGASLITIITVLGILIKNDWRLILLILLCNIITIPCFSKIKELDIDNAKRGIPENRAFRYLCSVATDFRFAKDLRIYKGDKFFIKKAEDTMDKILSINHEYFTKHGLWNGLAQSIVQIQLTLTFIILGLSLFAARITVGTFTMLYSASNQLSRSFNSLIQAYTNLVTLSFNLDPYYEFLNIEETGKEGEKFNNAIDRPVSLTFEDITFKYPTAEEDILKNVNFQIYPGETLAIVGKNGAGKTTIIKLLCRLYKPQKGRILINGIDIHDLPIEEYKKQLSIVFQDFKLLPIKLDENILGKEERLITVKETETVWEKLEETGIKSWIDNQSKGLKSYLTKTFDNKGLVLSGGQEQKIAISRALARDGGIVILDEPTAALDPKSEEEVFENLIKLTDGKTSIFISHRLSSTRIADRIIVLDKGEILEEGNHKELIERDGLYANMYNIQAKQYIS